In a single window of the Perca flavescens isolate YP-PL-M2 chromosome 18, PFLA_1.0, whole genome shotgun sequence genome:
- the adat2 gene encoding tRNA-specific adenosine deaminase 2 isoform X3 produces the protein MGTEEGRKADSAKSFYPSEEEIERWMSNAFDMATRHAEMVALDQLRDWCRRGNLDASSVCERTALYVTVEPCIMCAAALRLLNIPVVVYGCRNERFGGCGSVLDVSSADLPQTGTTFKCVSGHRAEEAVEMLKTFYKQENPNAPKPKTRKE, from the exons ATGGGAACAGAGGAGGGCCGTAAAGCTGATTCGGCGAAGAGTTTCTATCCGAGTGAAGAGGAAATTGAGAGGTGGATGTCCAACGCCTTTGACATG gCTACTCGCCACGCTGAGATGGTGGCCCTGGATCAGCTCCGGGACTGGTGTCGCCGCGGCAACCTGGATGCGAGCAGCGTGTGCGAGCGAACGGCCCTGTACGTCACCGTGGAGCCATGCATCATGTGTGCTGCAGCCCTGCGCCTGCTCA ACATCCCGGTGGTGGTGTACGGATGCAGGAACGAGCGGTTTGGAGGCTGCGGCTCCGTTCTGGACGTTTCCTCTGCAGACTTACCTCAGACCGGGACCAcgtttaag tgtgtttCAGGTCACAGAGCAGAAGAAGCTGTCGAGATGCTGAAGACGTTCTACAAACAGGAGAATCCAAACG CCCCAAAACCTAAAACGAGGAAGGAATGA
- the pex3 gene encoding peroxisomal biogenesis factor 3 isoform X2 translates to MTVLSMLPPLKEAIVNQLNSESLTALLKAKPTNKLEIWEDLKIISFTRTIVAVYSTCMLVVLLRVQLNIIGGYLYLDNSVGKNTAMPLAPPDVQQQYLSSIQHLLGDGLTELMTVVKKAVQNSLGGVSLKQSLSLLELEQQLSWIRAEVEAGSERPMSWYMLADDENALSDQACGLTENDVGTIRLLNETRDMLESPDFTTVLNASFNRGFSRLLDNLAEFFRTPPCDSAPSSAPDSLSAVSLPLAKIIPIVNGQINTICSETPSHFVQELLMNDQVKEFAANVYESFSTPQELQK, encoded by the exons ATGACCG TGCTGTCCATGCTCCCTCCACTGAAAGAAGCCATCGTCAATCAACTAAATTCAGAAAGCCTCACGGCACTGCTCAAGGCTAA ACCGACCAACAAGCTGGAAATCTGGGAAGATTTAAAGATCATCA GTTTCACCCGCACCATCGTGGCGGTGTACAGCACCTGCATGCTGGTGGTTCTACTCCGAGTCCAGTTGAACATCATAGGAGGATACCTGTACCTCGACAACTCTGTAGGCAAGAACACCGCG atgcCTCTGGCTCCCCCAGACGTCCAGCAGCAGTACCTGTCCAGTATCCAACATCTACTGGGAGACG GTTTGACAGAGTTGATGACAGTAGTGAAGAAAGCAGTACAGAACTCACTGGGAGG CGTGTCTCTGAAGCAGAGCCTGTCTCTGCTGGAGTTGGAGCAGCAGCTGAGCTGGATCAGGGCGGAGGTGGAGGCTGGCTCCGAGCGCCCGATGTCCTGGTACATGCTCGCCGACGACGAGAACGCGCTCTCGGACCAG GCATGCGGGCTGACGGAAAACGATGTTGGGACCATCCGACTGTTAAACGAGACTAGAGACATGTTGGAAAG TCCAGACTTCACCACTGTCCTCAACGCCAGTTTCAACCGGGGTTTCTCTCGTCTTCTCGACAATCTGGCCGAGTTCTTCCGCACGCCTCCCTGTGACTCTGCCCCCAGCTCTGCACCTGACAG CTTGTCTGCGGTCAGTCTGCCGCTGGCGAAGATCATCCCCATCGTCAACGGTCAGATCAACACCATCTGCAGCGAGACTCCCAGCCACTTTGTTCAG GAGCTGCTGATGAACGACCAGGTGAAGGAGTTTGCGGCCAACGTCTACGAGAGCTTCAGCACGCCACAGGAGCTGCAGAAataa
- the adat2 gene encoding tRNA-specific adenosine deaminase 2 isoform X2 — protein MGTEEGRKADSAKSFYPSEEEIERWMSNAFDMAKDALENGEVPVGCLMVYDDQVVGKGRNEVNETKNATRHAEMVALDQLRDWCRRGNLDASSVCERTALYVTVEPCIMCAAALRLLNIPVVVYGCRNERFGGCGSVLDVSSADLPQTGTTFKVTEQKKLSRC, from the exons ATGGGAACAGAGGAGGGCCGTAAAGCTGATTCGGCGAAGAGTTTCTATCCGAGTGAAGAGGAAATTGAGAGGTGGATGTCCAACGCCTTTGACATG GCCAAAGACGCTCTGGAGAACGGAGAGGTGCCGGTCGGATGTCTGATGGTCTACGACGACCAAGTCGTGGGCAAGGGGCGGAACGAAGTCAACGAGACCAAAAAT gCTACTCGCCACGCTGAGATGGTGGCCCTGGATCAGCTCCGGGACTGGTGTCGCCGCGGCAACCTGGATGCGAGCAGCGTGTGCGAGCGAACGGCCCTGTACGTCACCGTGGAGCCATGCATCATGTGTGCTGCAGCCCTGCGCCTGCTCA ACATCCCGGTGGTGGTGTACGGATGCAGGAACGAGCGGTTTGGAGGCTGCGGCTCCGTTCTGGACGTTTCCTCTGCAGACTTACCTCAGACCGGGACCAcgtttaag GTCACAGAGCAGAAGAAGCTGTCGAGATGCTGA
- the pex3 gene encoding peroxisomal biogenesis factor 3 isoform X1: MFSSVWNFVKRHKRKFIFTGAVVGGVYFLGKYAQKKIRDIQEKEATEYIAQARRQFHFESNQRTCNMTVLSMLPPLKEAIVNQLNSESLTALLKAKPTNKLEIWEDLKIISFTRTIVAVYSTCMLVVLLRVQLNIIGGYLYLDNSVGKNTAMPLAPPDVQQQYLSSIQHLLGDGLTELMTVVKKAVQNSLGGVSLKQSLSLLELEQQLSWIRAEVEAGSERPMSWYMLADDENALSDQACGLTENDVGTIRLLNETRDMLESPDFTTVLNASFNRGFSRLLDNLAEFFRTPPCDSAPSSAPDSLSAVSLPLAKIIPIVNGQINTICSETPSHFVQELLMNDQVKEFAANVYESFSTPQELQK, translated from the exons ATGTTTTCATCAGTCTGGAATTTTGTTAAACGCCACAAAAGGAAATTTATTTTCACCGGAGCTGTAGTTGGAG GAGTGTACTTTCTGGGTAAATATGCCCAGAAGAAGATCAGAGATATCCAGGAGAAGGAGGCGACGGAGTACATCGCTCAGGCCAGACGACAGTTCCACTTTGAAAGCAACCAGAGAACCTGCAACATGACCG TGCTGTCCATGCTCCCTCCACTGAAAGAAGCCATCGTCAATCAACTAAATTCAGAAAGCCTCACGGCACTGCTCAAGGCTAA ACCGACCAACAAGCTGGAAATCTGGGAAGATTTAAAGATCATCA GTTTCACCCGCACCATCGTGGCGGTGTACAGCACCTGCATGCTGGTGGTTCTACTCCGAGTCCAGTTGAACATCATAGGAGGATACCTGTACCTCGACAACTCTGTAGGCAAGAACACCGCG atgcCTCTGGCTCCCCCAGACGTCCAGCAGCAGTACCTGTCCAGTATCCAACATCTACTGGGAGACG GTTTGACAGAGTTGATGACAGTAGTGAAGAAAGCAGTACAGAACTCACTGGGAGG CGTGTCTCTGAAGCAGAGCCTGTCTCTGCTGGAGTTGGAGCAGCAGCTGAGCTGGATCAGGGCGGAGGTGGAGGCTGGCTCCGAGCGCCCGATGTCCTGGTACATGCTCGCCGACGACGAGAACGCGCTCTCGGACCAG GCATGCGGGCTGACGGAAAACGATGTTGGGACCATCCGACTGTTAAACGAGACTAGAGACATGTTGGAAAG TCCAGACTTCACCACTGTCCTCAACGCCAGTTTCAACCGGGGTTTCTCTCGTCTTCTCGACAATCTGGCCGAGTTCTTCCGCACGCCTCCCTGTGACTCTGCCCCCAGCTCTGCACCTGACAG CTTGTCTGCGGTCAGTCTGCCGCTGGCGAAGATCATCCCCATCGTCAACGGTCAGATCAACACCATCTGCAGCGAGACTCCCAGCCACTTTGTTCAG GAGCTGCTGATGAACGACCAGGTGAAGGAGTTTGCGGCCAACGTCTACGAGAGCTTCAGCACGCCACAGGAGCTGCAGAAataa
- the adat2 gene encoding tRNA-specific adenosine deaminase 2 isoform X1: MGTEEGRKADSAKSFYPSEEEIERWMSNAFDMAKDALENGEVPVGCLMVYDDQVVGKGRNEVNETKNATRHAEMVALDQLRDWCRRGNLDASSVCERTALYVTVEPCIMCAAALRLLNIPVVVYGCRNERFGGCGSVLDVSSADLPQTGTTFKCVSGHRAEEAVEMLKTFYKQENPNAPKPKTRKE, encoded by the exons ATGGGAACAGAGGAGGGCCGTAAAGCTGATTCGGCGAAGAGTTTCTATCCGAGTGAAGAGGAAATTGAGAGGTGGATGTCCAACGCCTTTGACATG GCCAAAGACGCTCTGGAGAACGGAGAGGTGCCGGTCGGATGTCTGATGGTCTACGACGACCAAGTCGTGGGCAAGGGGCGGAACGAAGTCAACGAGACCAAAAAT gCTACTCGCCACGCTGAGATGGTGGCCCTGGATCAGCTCCGGGACTGGTGTCGCCGCGGCAACCTGGATGCGAGCAGCGTGTGCGAGCGAACGGCCCTGTACGTCACCGTGGAGCCATGCATCATGTGTGCTGCAGCCCTGCGCCTGCTCA ACATCCCGGTGGTGGTGTACGGATGCAGGAACGAGCGGTTTGGAGGCTGCGGCTCCGTTCTGGACGTTTCCTCTGCAGACTTACCTCAGACCGGGACCAcgtttaag tgtgtttCAGGTCACAGAGCAGAAGAAGCTGTCGAGATGCTGAAGACGTTCTACAAACAGGAGAATCCAAACG CCCCAAAACCTAAAACGAGGAAGGAATGA